GGTCGTCCTCGTGGCCTCGCAGAGCGCCCAGCAGCGACCCCGCGCTGTCGAAGACGTCGACGCTGTAGCCGTCCTGCACGAAGCGCAGCGCGACCGATGCGCACAGCGATACCGCCGCCTCGAAGTCCGGATCGACCGCATCGCCGCGGTGCGTCCAGCGCGACGCCGCGCGGTCGAGCACCACGACGGCATCCGGACTCGCCTCTTCCTCCTCCTGGCGCACCATCAGCGTTCCGCGGTGCGCGGTGGCACGCCAGTGGATGCGCCGCCGGGAATCGCCCGAGAGGTACGCGCGCGGAATCAAGTTGTCGGCTCCCTGCCCCAGCCGCGTCGAGCGGGTCTGCGCGGCGCCGCCCGCGGCTCCGACCTTGGTCGGCAGCGGGGCGAGCGCGAGCACCTGCGGCACGACCGTGATCATCCGCGTGTCGCCGAAAGCCTGCACGCGCTGCGCGAGACCGAACGGATCGACAGTGCGCAGCAGCAGCGGGCCGAGGGTCGCCGTGCCCCGGCGCACCCCCTCGAGCTCGTAGTGCAGCAGCCGCGTCTCGCCGGGATACTCGCCGGATGCATCGCCGCGCACGGCCTCGGGGAGCGTGTCGGCCCAGCGCCCGTGCGGGATGCCGGGAGCGTACAGCTCGAAGCGCACGGTGACCTTCGACGTCTCGCCCACGGCGAGCAGATCGGTGGAGATCTGCCGCCACACCTCGCCGCGCCGCCGCGGTGTGCGCACGACGGCCAGCGCGATGAGCGGCAGCACGATGAGCAGCACGCCGACGTACAGCAGGGCGCGGGCGGCGAGCACGCTCGCGGCGATG
The window above is part of the Microbacterium sp. nov. GSS16 genome. Proteins encoded here:
- a CDS encoding DUF58 domain-containing protein; translated protein: MRTRPLTARGAACLLLGVMLCIAASVLAARALLYVGVLLIVLPLIALAVVRTPRRRGEVWRQISTDLLAVGETSKVTVRFELYAPGIPHGRWADTLPEAVRGDASGEYPGETRLLHYELEGVRRGTATLGPLLLRTVDPFGLAQRVQAFGDTRMITVVPQVLALAPLPTKVGAAGGAAQTRSTRLGQGADNLIPRAYLSGDSRRRIHWRATAHRGTLMVRQEEEEASPDAVVVLDRAASRWTHRGDAVDPDFEAAVSLCASVALRFVQDGYSVDVFDSAGSLLGALRGHEDDRDGLMVALATVTPRGEARDLRAIVGGTPPGPLVLITGIIDAEDAAHLSTAGASAPMLIAAGARPEAVTVAADRGWNVAALHASADPADAWEAAMPRVKAPRG